Proteins from a genomic interval of Streptococcus oralis:
- a CDS encoding ribitol-5-phosphate dehydrogenase, whose amino-acid sequence MINQIYQLTKPKFINVKYQEEDIDQENHILIRPNYMAVCHADQRYYQGKRDPKILAKKLPMAMIHESCGTVISDPTGTYEVGQKVVMIPNQPPMQSDKEFYENYMTGTYFLSSGYDGFMREFVSLPKDRVVSYNDIEDTVAAITEFVSVGMHAMDRFLLLAHSKRERIAVIGDGSLAFVVANIINYTLPEAEIIVIGRHWEKLELFSFAKECYITDNIPEDLTFDHGFECCGGDGTGPAINDLIRYIRPQGTILMMGVSEYKVNINTRDALEKGLLLVGSSRSGRVDFEKAIQMMEVKKFANRLKNILYVEEPVREIKDIHRVFATDLNTAFKTVFKWEV is encoded by the coding sequence ATGATTAATCAAATTTATCAACTGACAAAACCAAAGTTTATCAATGTAAAATACCAAGAAGAGGACATTGATCAGGAAAACCATATCCTTATTCGCCCGAATTATATGGCAGTTTGCCATGCAGATCAACGTTACTATCAAGGAAAACGCGATCCAAAGATATTGGCTAAAAAGCTTCCTATGGCTATGATACATGAGTCTTGTGGAACTGTTATTTCAGATCCGACTGGGACTTATGAAGTCGGTCAAAAGGTGGTCATGATTCCAAATCAACCGCCTATGCAGAGTGACAAGGAGTTCTACGAGAACTACATGACAGGAACCTACTTCCTATCTAGTGGCTATGATGGCTTTATGAGAGAGTTTGTTTCTCTTCCGAAAGATCGTGTTGTGTCTTATAATGACATCGAGGACACAGTTGCCGCCATTACCGAGTTTGTGAGTGTCGGTATGCATGCCATGGATCGATTCCTACTTCTTGCTCATAGCAAGCGAGAGCGCATCGCAGTTATCGGAGATGGTAGTTTGGCCTTTGTGGTTGCAAATATTATCAATTATACCTTGCCAGAAGCAGAGATTATCGTCATTGGTCGCCATTGGGAAAAGCTGGAGCTCTTCTCTTTTGCAAAAGAGTGCTACATTACGGATAATATCCCAGAGGATTTGACCTTTGATCATGGATTTGAGTGTTGTGGTGGCGATGGTACAGGTCCAGCTATCAATGACTTGATTCGTTATATTCGTCCACAGGGAACGATTCTCATGATGGGAGTGAGCGAATACAAGGTTAATATCAATACACGAGATGCTTTGGAAAAAGGATTGTTATTAGTGGGATCGTCTCGTTCAGGACGCGTCGATTTTGAAAAGGCCATTCAAATGATGGAAGTTAAAAAGTTTGCGAATCGTCTTAAGAATATCCTTTATGTTGAAGAACCCGTGAGAGAAATCAAGGACATTCACCGTGTCTTTGCTACAGACCTTAATACTGCTTTTAAAACAGTATTCAAGTGGGAAGTGTAG
- a CDS encoding IspD/TarI family cytidylyltransferase, protein MIYAGILAGGTGTRMGISNLPKQFLELGDRPILIHTIEKFVLEPSIEKIVVGVHGDWVSHAEDLVDKYLSLHKDRIIITKGGADRNTSIEKIIEAINAYRPITPEDIVITHDSVRPFITLRMIQDNIKLAQNHDAVDTVVEAVDTIVESTNGQFITDIPNRAHLYQGQTPQTFRCKDFMDLYGSLSDQEKEILTDACKIFVIKGKDVALAKGEYSNLKITTVTDLKIAKSMIEKD, encoded by the coding sequence ATGATCTATGCAGGAATTCTAGCCGGAGGAACTGGCACACGCATGGGAATCAGTAATTTACCAAAACAATTCTTGGAGTTGGGTGATCGACCTATTTTGATCCACACAATCGAAAAATTTGTTTTGGAACCAAGTATTGAAAAAATTGTAGTTGGAGTTCATGGAGACTGGGTGTCACACGCTGAGGACCTAGTTGACAAGTATCTTTCTCTTCACAAGGATCGCATCATCATTACCAAGGGTGGTGCTGATCGCAATACCAGTATTGAGAAGATTATAGAAGCCATTAATGCCTACCGTCCAATCACTCCAGAAGATATCGTGATTACCCATGACTCTGTTCGTCCTTTTATCACACTTCGCATGATCCAGGACAATATCAAACTCGCCCAAAATCATGATGCGGTTGACACAGTAGTAGAAGCGGTTGATACCATTGTTGAAAGTACCAATGGTCAGTTTATCACGGATATTCCAAATCGTGCTCACCTCTATCAAGGTCAAACACCTCAGACTTTCCGTTGCAAGGATTTCATGGATTTGTATGGTTCCCTATCTGATCAAGAAAAGGAAATCCTAACGGATGCATGTAAGATTTTTGTTATCAAAGGGAAGGATGTTGCCTTAGCCAAAGGTGAGTATTCAAACCTTAAAATCACAACGGTGACAGACTTGAAAATCGCGAAAAGCATGATTGAGAAAGACTAA
- a CDS encoding YbaB/EbfC family nucleoid-associated protein — translation MMNMQNMMRQAQKLQKQMEQSQAELAAMEFVGKSAQDLVQATLTGDKKVVSIDFNPAVVDPEDLETLSDMTVQAINAALEQIDETTKKKLGAFAGKLPF, via the coding sequence ATGATGAACATGCAGAACATGATGCGCCAAGCACAAAAACTTCAAAAACAAATGGAACAAAGTCAAGCAGAACTCGCTGCCATGGAATTTGTTGGAAAATCAGCTCAAGACCTTGTCCAAGCAACTCTAACTGGTGATAAGAAAGTGGTCAGCATTGACTTTAATCCAGCAGTTGTAGATCCAGAAGATCTTGAAACCCTTTCTGACATGACTGTTCAAGCGATTAACGCTGCACTTGAACAAATTGATGAAACGACTAAGAAGAAACTCGGTGCTTTCGCTGGAAAATTGCCTTTCTAA
- a CDS encoding glycerophosphoryl diester phosphodiesterase membrane domain-containing protein, whose protein sequence is MKPEKPKKLGFRKIYYNLDKILFLFFLIFMMVEFVWLPLNSWIAGILLRQTGYLFISYNNFWAIIQGSPFVSLAFLILIAINLLVAYFQICLLFIGARHLLYHEKRTLIEYSRKVFHQSFLFVKRLSFCKMAFVFFYVALLFPFIRKILKIYYLNKIIIPDFIVTYLEDKNWLVGLLIIASAWIFLYISVRFMFALPKILFERKTVRESVKYSLQKTKKNVLFFSWHLLLIIIKTYLFFFVLLIPLLFAQAVMDIFTQKESLILGVINFILIKNLHYMTLTYFLVKFVSFLTGEELEIMPRRKKDHLMRWGVMGCASIFFALEGYIYLESPDTNTPLVISHRGVSNKNGVQNTVQSLEKTAQLKPDLIEMDVQETKDGQFVMMHDTNLKSLARINATPQDLTLDELTNTDIYENGYQTKISSFDAYLERANALSQKLLIEIKTSKKDSPQMMDHFLEKYGTTIKKYGHQMQSLDYHVIDKVLAYDPEIPVYFILPYNSVFPRTKATGYTMEYSTLDEYFVNKLWTTDQKLYVWTVNSSESFDKAVRLGADGMITDDLEMVQSQVTMAQDDPEYTELLLKKAMEFFEF, encoded by the coding sequence ATGAAACCTGAAAAACCTAAAAAGCTAGGTTTTAGGAAGATATACTATAACCTAGATAAAATACTATTTCTATTTTTCTTGATTTTCATGATGGTAGAGTTTGTTTGGTTGCCATTGAATTCATGGATAGCTGGCATACTTCTAAGACAAACAGGTTACTTGTTTATCTCCTACAATAACTTTTGGGCGATTATACAAGGCTCGCCTTTTGTCAGTTTAGCCTTTCTCATTTTAATAGCAATCAATCTTTTAGTGGCTTATTTTCAAATCTGTCTTTTGTTCATTGGGGCGCGTCACCTTCTCTATCATGAAAAGAGAACCTTGATTGAATATAGTCGAAAAGTCTTTCACCAGAGTTTTCTATTTGTCAAACGATTGAGCTTTTGTAAGATGGCCTTTGTCTTCTTTTATGTAGCTCTACTTTTTCCTTTTATTAGGAAAATTTTAAAAATCTACTATCTCAATAAGATTATTATCCCTGATTTTATCGTTACATACCTAGAAGATAAGAACTGGCTGGTAGGGCTGTTGATCATAGCATCCGCTTGGATCTTTCTCTACATTTCTGTTCGCTTCATGTTTGCCCTTCCTAAGATACTCTTTGAAAGAAAGACAGTAAGAGAAAGTGTGAAATATAGTCTCCAAAAGACGAAGAAAAACGTCCTTTTCTTCTCTTGGCATCTTCTGCTCATTATCATTAAAACCTATCTCTTCTTCTTTGTCTTGTTAATTCCCTTGCTCTTTGCTCAGGCGGTAATGGATATTTTTACTCAAAAAGAATCCTTGATTCTTGGTGTGATTAATTTTATCTTGATTAAAAACCTCCATTACATGACTCTGACTTATTTCCTAGTGAAGTTTGTTTCCTTCTTGACAGGAGAAGAGTTGGAGATCATGCCAAGGCGAAAGAAAGACCATTTGATGAGGTGGGGAGTCATGGGGTGTGCAAGTATCTTCTTTGCTTTAGAAGGTTACATCTATTTGGAGTCTCCGGATACCAATACACCTTTAGTGATTTCGCACAGAGGAGTAAGTAATAAAAATGGTGTTCAAAATACTGTACAGTCCTTGGAAAAGACAGCCCAACTAAAACCAGACCTCATCGAGATGGATGTGCAAGAAACGAAGGATGGCCAGTTCGTGATGATGCACGACACTAACCTTAAATCGCTAGCAAGAATTAATGCTACACCGCAAGACTTAACTCTGGATGAATTAACAAATACAGATATTTACGAGAATGGTTATCAAACAAAGATTTCAAGTTTTGATGCCTATTTAGAGCGAGCAAATGCTTTAAGCCAAAAATTGCTGATTGAGATTAAAACCAGTAAAAAAGATAGCCCACAAATGATGGACCATTTCCTTGAAAAGTATGGAACGACGATTAAGAAATATGGCCACCAGATGCAGTCACTAGACTATCATGTGATTGATAAGGTCTTGGCTTACGATCCTGAAATTCCAGTGTACTTCATTCTGCCATATAATAGTGTGTTTCCGAGAACCAAGGCGACTGGTTATACCATGGAATATTCAACTTTGGATGAATACTTTGTCAATAAACTTTGGACAACAGATCAGAAACTATATGTTTGGACTGTGAATAGTTCTGAGTCCTTTGATAAGGCAGTCAGACTTGGAGCAGATGGCATGATAACGGATGATCTTGAAATGGTCCAGTCACAAGTCACAATGGCTCAAGATGATCCGGAATACACGGAATTACTCTTAAAGAAAGCAATGGAATTCTTTGAGTTCTAA
- a CDS encoding 3'-5' exonuclease: MEKLRDYIAFDLEFNQHDGLTHLIQVSAVRFQNGQEISAFDSYVHTTAPLKSFINGLTGITAETLKDAPMVEQVLRDFQTFAGNLPMVGYNAAKSDLPILLEHGIDYRDQYKVDLYDEAFERRSSDLHGIANLKLQTVANFLGFHGRSHNSLEDARMTARVYEAFLESDEGKLLIEDQSSFSLNNPFGGLDLSQFLD, encoded by the coding sequence ATGGAAAAATTAAGAGATTATATTGCCTTTGATTTAGAGTTTAATCAACACGATGGGCTTACCCATTTAATTCAAGTATCAGCAGTTCGCTTTCAAAATGGTCAAGAAATAAGTGCCTTTGATTCTTATGTTCATACTACAGCACCTTTGAAGAGTTTTATCAATGGCTTAACTGGAATCACAGCTGAAACCTTGAAAGATGCGCCAATGGTGGAACAAGTTTTAAGAGATTTTCAGACCTTTGCTGGTAATTTACCTATGGTTGGTTACAATGCGGCCAAGAGTGATTTGCCTATTCTCTTGGAGCACGGTATCGATTATCGTGACCAGTATAAGGTTGATCTATATGATGAGGCTTTTGAACGGCGTAGTTCTGACCTACACGGGATAGCTAATCTCAAATTGCAAACTGTCGCGAATTTTTTAGGTTTTCACGGGAGGTCTCATAACAGTTTAGAGGATGCCCGCATGACGGCGCGTGTTTACGAAGCCTTTTTAGAATCGGATGAAGGAAAGCTATTAATAGAAGACCAGAGTAGTTTTTCTCTGAATAATCCTTTCGGTGGCTTAGATTTATCTCAATTTTTAGACTAG
- the rocS gene encoding chromosome segregation protein RocS has product MSIEMTVSEIAEVLGLSRQAINNRVKELPEEDTKKNDKGVTVVTRSGLIKLEEIYKKTIFEDEPVSDDVKQRELMEILVDEKNAEILRLYEQLKAKDQQLAEKDEQMRIKDRQIAEKDKQLDQQQQLTLQAMKDQESLKLELDQAKEEVQATKKGFFARLFGGK; this is encoded by the coding sequence ATGAGTATTGAAATGACCGTCAGTGAGATTGCAGAGGTCTTAGGACTTTCTCGTCAAGCAATCAACAATCGTGTCAAAGAACTTCCTGAAGAGGACACGAAAAAAAATGACAAAGGTGTAACTGTAGTTACTCGAAGTGGCTTGATTAAGCTAGAAGAAATCTACAAAAAAACGATTTTTGAAGATGAACCAGTCAGTGATGATGTCAAACAACGCGAACTGATGGAAATCTTGGTCGATGAGAAGAATGCTGAAATTCTTCGTTTATATGAGCAGCTCAAGGCTAAAGACCAGCAGTTAGCAGAAAAAGATGAACAGATGCGCATCAAAGACCGCCAGATTGCTGAAAAGGACAAACAATTGGACCAACAGCAACAATTAACTCTTCAAGCTATGAAGGATCAAGAAAGTTTGAAACTAGAGTTGGACCAAGCAAAAGAAGAAGTCCAAGCAACCAAAAAAGGCTTTTTTGCTCGCCTATTTGGAGGAAAATAA
- a CDS encoding 5'-methylthioadenosine/adenosylhomocysteine nucleosidase yields MKIGIIAAMPEELVYLTQNLDKPQEVQVMGNTYYTGSVGNTEVVLVQSGIGKVMSAMSVAVLADHFQVEAIINTGSAGALAKGIAVGDVVIADKLAYHDVDVTAFGYAYGQMAGQPLYFESDKKFIARIKENLSQLEQTWHLGLIATGDSFVAGDDRIASIKSHFPDVLAVEMEGAAIAQAAQALGLPFLVIRAMSDNANHEASISFDEFIIEAGRRSAQVLLAFLKAMD; encoded by the coding sequence ATGAAAATTGGAATCATTGCTGCCATGCCAGAAGAACTCGTATATTTGACTCAGAATTTGGATAAACCTCAAGAAGTCCAAGTCATGGGAAATACCTACTACACTGGCTCTGTTGGCAATACTGAAGTCGTTCTAGTTCAGAGTGGGATTGGAAAGGTCATGTCAGCTATGAGTGTAGCTGTTTTAGCTGACCATTTTCAAGTAGAAGCCATTATCAATACAGGATCAGCAGGTGCTCTTGCAAAAGGGATTGCTGTTGGAGATGTTGTGATTGCGGATAAATTGGCTTACCATGATGTGGATGTAACTGCTTTTGGCTATGCTTATGGCCAAATGGCTGGTCAACCTCTTTACTTTGAATCCGATAAGAAGTTCATCGCTAGGATTAAAGAAAACTTATCTCAATTAGAGCAGACATGGCACCTAGGCTTGATTGCTACAGGAGATAGCTTTGTAGCTGGTGATGATAGGATTGCTAGTATCAAATCTCACTTTCCAGATGTTTTAGCAGTTGAAATGGAAGGGGCAGCGATTGCACAGGCAGCTCAGGCTCTTGGCCTACCTTTCTTAGTCATTCGTGCCATGAGCGACAATGCCAATCACGAGGCCTCTATCTCATTTGATGAGTTTATTATCGAAGCTGGACGTCGTTCTGCCCAAGTTTTACTGGCCTTTTTAAAGGCTATGGATTAA
- the macP gene encoding cell wall synthase accessory phosphoprotein MacP: MGKPLLTDEMIERANRGEKISGPPLQDDEETKILPTSSQHFGYSRSRDHGFSQDTLTIEVEPTIHKSRRIENTKRNVFNSKLNRILFAVILLLILLVLAMKLL, from the coding sequence ATGGGAAAACCTTTATTAACAGACGAAATGATTGAACGTGCCAATCGTGGTGAGAAAATCTCAGGACCACCTCTTCAAGATGATGAGGAAACAAAGATCCTACCAACGTCTTCACAACATTTTGGTTATTCACGCTCTAGAGACCACGGTTTTAGTCAAGATACACTTACAATCGAAGTAGAACCAACAATTCATAAGAGTCGCCGCATTGAGAACACTAAGAGAAATGTTTTTAATTCAAAACTCAATCGCATCTTATTTGCTGTCATTCTACTCTTAATTTTGTTAGTGTTGGCAATGAAACTCTTGTAA
- a CDS encoding NUDIX hydrolase: MEFEEKTIRRKEIYQGPIFKLVQDQVELPEGKGTAQRDLIFHNGGVCVLAVTAEDKIVLVKQYRKAIEAISYEIPAGKLEIGENADPMSAALRELEEEVAYTGKLELLYDFYSAIGFCNEKLKLYLASDLVKVENPRPQDDDETLEVLEVSLEEAKNLIQSGHICDAKTIMAIQYWELQKK, translated from the coding sequence ATGGAATTTGAAGAAAAAACGATTAGACGGAAGGAAATCTATCAAGGTCCTATTTTTAAGCTAGTGCAAGATCAGGTGGAACTACCAGAAGGGAAGGGAACTGCCCAACGTGATCTGATTTTTCACAATGGAGGCGTATGTGTTCTAGCTGTGACAGCTGAGGACAAAATCGTCCTTGTTAAGCAATACCGAAAAGCTATTGAAGCTATCTCTTATGAAATTCCTGCTGGTAAACTGGAAATTGGTGAAAATGCAGATCCCATGTCGGCGGCTCTTCGTGAATTGGAGGAGGAGGTTGCCTATACAGGTAAGTTAGAACTCTTGTACGATTTCTATTCTGCGATTGGATTTTGTAATGAAAAACTAAAACTCTACCTCGCTAGTGATTTGGTCAAGGTGGAAAATCCTCGCCCACAAGATGATGATGAAACTTTGGAAGTTTTAGAAGTAAGCCTAGAGGAAGCCAAGAACCTGATCCAGTCAGGTCATATCTGTGATGCCAAGACCATTATGGCGATCCAGTACTGGGAACTACAAAAGAAATAG
- the glmU gene encoding bifunctional UDP-N-acetylglucosamine diphosphorylase/glucosamine-1-phosphate N-acetyltransferase GlmU: MSNYAIILAAGKGTRMKSDLPKVLHKVAGISMLEHVFRSVGAIQPKKTVTVVGHKAELVEQVLAGQTDFVTQSEQLGTGHAVMMAEPILQNRIGHTLVIAGDTPLITGESLKNLLDFHINHKNVATILTAEAADPFGYGRIVRNDNAEVLRIVEQKDATDFEKQIKEINTGTYVFDNERLFEALKNINTNNAQGEYYITDVIGIFRNAGEKVGAYTLKDFDESLGVNDRVALATAEAVMRRRINQKHMVNGVSFVNPEATYIDVDVEIAPEVQIEANVTLKGQTKIGAETVLTNGTYIVDSAIGAGAVITNSMIEESTVADGVTVGPYAHIRPGSSLASQVHIGNFVEVKGSSIGENTKAGHLTYIGNCEVGSHVNFGAGTITVNYDGKNKYKTVIGNNVFVGSNSTIIAPVELGDNSLVGAGSTITKNVPADAIAIGRGRQVNKDEYALRLPHHPKNQ, encoded by the coding sequence ATGTCAAATTATGCCATTATCTTAGCAGCGGGTAAAGGTACTCGCATGAAATCAGATCTTCCAAAGGTACTTCATAAGGTAGCAGGAATTTCGATGTTGGAACATGTTTTTCGTAGTGTTGGTGCTATTCAACCTAAAAAAACAGTCACTGTTGTGGGACACAAGGCGGAGCTAGTTGAGCAAGTATTGGCTGGTCAGACAGACTTTGTTACCCAATCAGAACAACTAGGAACTGGGCATGCTGTCATGATGGCAGAGCCTATTCTCCAAAATCGTATCGGCCACACCTTGGTTATCGCTGGGGATACTCCTCTGATCACAGGTGAAAGTTTGAAAAATCTCTTGGATTTCCATATCAATCACAAAAATGTGGCGACTATTTTAACGGCTGAAGCAGCAGATCCTTTTGGGTATGGTCGTATCGTCCGTAACGATAATGCTGAAGTTCTTCGCATTGTGGAGCAGAAAGATGCCACAGATTTTGAAAAGCAAATTAAGGAAATCAATACAGGAACATATGTATTCGACAATGAACGTCTTTTTGAGGCCCTTAAAAACATCAACACCAACAATGCCCAAGGTGAATACTATATTACTGATGTGATTGGTATTTTCCGTAACGCAGGTGAGAAGGTTGGCGCCTATACTCTCAAGGATTTTGATGAAAGTCTTGGGGTAAACGACCGTGTGGCTCTTGCCACTGCGGAAGCAGTGATGCGCCGCCGTATCAACCAAAAGCACATGGTTAATGGTGTTAGCTTTGTCAATCCAGAAGCAACTTATATTGACGTTGATGTCGAGATTGCACCTGAAGTTCAAATCGAAGCCAACGTTACCTTGAAAGGTCAAACGAAGATTGGGGCGGAAACTGTTTTAACAAATGGAACTTATATCGTGGATAGCGCTATCGGAGCTGGAGCTGTGATTACGAATTCCATGATTGAGGAAAGTACGGTTGCGGACGGTGTGACAGTCGGTCCATATGCTCACATTCGTCCAGGCTCAAGCCTAGCTTCCCAAGTTCACATTGGAAACTTTGTTGAAGTAAAAGGATCTTCTATCGGTGAAAATACCAAGGCTGGTCATTTGACCTATATCGGAAACTGTGAAGTGGGTAGCCATGTTAACTTTGGTGCAGGTACGATTACAGTAAACTATGACGGGAAAAACAAGTACAAGACTGTGATTGGCAACAATGTCTTTGTTGGTTCAAATTCAACCATCATCGCCCCTGTAGAACTTGGGGATAATTCTCTCGTTGGGGCTGGTTCAACCATTACTAAGAATGTTCCTGCTGATGCCATTGCGATTGGACGTGGACGTCAAGTTAATAAAGATGAATATGCACTACGTTTGCCTCATCATCCTAAGAATCAGTAG
- a CDS encoding glycoside hydrolase family 25 protein, with the protein MRKEIHPAIIFSLFTIVIAILIFNKPAYEDHSVKSKSNTVQVENQALHNLDKPIIDISGWQRPEEINYDILSQNISGAIVRVHSGTQHTEANDAAFINGVDKSYKNHISEFQKRNVPVAVYAYLAGTNKEEMEKAAEVFYNSASPYNPSYYWLDVEEKTMADMNDGVEAFRAKLESLGAKNIGIYIGVYFMQEHSINTKNFSAVWIPSYGTNSGYLESTPNTDLDYDLHQYTSKGKIAGFEHHLDINLISTDKEKEETFRKLFLRP; encoded by the coding sequence ATGAGAAAAGAGATTCATCCAGCTATTATTTTTAGTCTATTCACCATTGTTATAGCTATTTTAATCTTTAATAAACCAGCTTATGAAGACCATTCGGTCAAGTCAAAAAGCAACACTGTCCAAGTTGAAAACCAGGCCTTGCATAATCTTGATAAACCCATTATTGACATTTCTGGTTGGCAAAGACCAGAGGAGATAAACTACGATATTTTATCTCAAAATATTTCTGGAGCTATTGTTCGCGTACACAGTGGTACTCAACACACGGAAGCAAATGATGCAGCCTTTATCAACGGGGTCGATAAATCCTATAAAAATCACATTTCAGAATTTCAAAAGCGCAATGTTCCCGTAGCCGTCTATGCTTATCTAGCTGGTACGAACAAAGAAGAAATGGAAAAAGCGGCTGAAGTTTTCTACAATTCTGCTTCTCCATACAATCCTAGTTATTACTGGCTTGACGTTGAGGAAAAAACAATGGCAGATATGAATGACGGAGTCGAAGCTTTTCGAGCTAAACTTGAATCGCTGGGCGCTAAAAATATCGGGATTTACATTGGTGTTTATTTCATGCAAGAACATAGCATCAATACGAAGAATTTCTCTGCCGTCTGGATTCCTTCTTATGGGACAAACTCAGGCTACCTTGAGTCCACACCCAATACTGATTTAGACTATGACCTCCATCAGTATACTTCCAAAGGAAAAATTGCAGGATTTGAACATCACCTAGACATCAATCTCATTTCTACTGATAAGGAAAAAGAAGAAACCTTCAGAAAGCTATTTTTAAGACCATAA
- a CDS encoding DUF368 domain-containing protein, whose product MFSWIARVIKGIVIALGFILPGISGGVLAAILGIYERMIGFLAHPFKDFKENVLYFIPVAIGMLLGIGLFSYPIEYLLENYQVYVLWSFAGAIIGTVPSLLKESTRESNRDKIDLVWFWTTFIISGFGLYALNFVVGSLSASFASFILAGVLLALGVLVPGLSPSNLLLILGLYAPMLTGFKTFDLFGTFLPIGMGAGATLIVFSKLMDHALNNYHSRVYHFIIGIVLSSTLLILIPNAGSAESIQYTGLSIVSYVLIAFFFALGIWLGIWMSQLEDKYK is encoded by the coding sequence ATGTTTTCATGGATTGCACGAGTTATTAAAGGAATCGTCATCGCCTTAGGATTTATCCTACCAGGAATTTCTGGCGGTGTTTTAGCAGCTATTTTGGGAATTTACGAGCGAATGATTGGCTTTCTTGCTCATCCCTTTAAGGATTTTAAAGAGAATGTCCTTTACTTTATCCCAGTAGCTATCGGGATGTTGCTTGGGATTGGTTTGTTTTCCTATCCGATCGAGTATTTGCTAGAAAATTACCAAGTCTATGTTTTGTGGAGCTTTGCTGGAGCTATCATCGGTACAGTTCCTAGCCTCCTTAAAGAATCTACTAGAGAGTCTAATCGTGATAAGATTGACCTAGTTTGGTTCTGGACTACCTTTATCATTTCAGGATTTGGCCTCTACGCTTTAAATTTTGTTGTTGGTTCTCTCAGTGCTAGTTTCGCTAGCTTCATCTTGGCAGGTGTTCTTTTAGCTCTTGGTGTTTTGGTGCCTGGTTTAAGTCCGTCAAATCTACTCTTGATTTTAGGACTGTACGCTCCAATGTTAACTGGCTTTAAGACCTTTGATTTATTTGGTACCTTCCTTCCTATCGGGATGGGTGCAGGAGCAACTCTCATCGTTTTTTCAAAATTAATGGACCATGCCTTGAACAATTACCACTCCCGTGTTTATCACTTTATTATTGGGATTGTGCTATCAAGCACTCTCTTGATTTTGATTCCAAATGCTGGAAGTGCTGAAAGTATCCAATACACTGGACTTTCTATCGTGAGCTATGTTCTCATCGCCTTCTTCTTTGCACTTGGAATTTGGCTTGGTATCTGGATGAGTCAATTGGAGGATAAGTATAAATAA
- a CDS encoding aminoacyl-tRNA deacylase — translation MAKKVKIKKTLVEQILTKAGIEHTGIQINALEGELSSEYDRTHIFKTLALLGDKTGPIIGIVPITEHLAEKKLAKVSGNKKVSMIPQKDLEKTTGYIHGANNPVGIRQKHNYPIFIDKTALDLDKIIVSAGEVGHSIIIAPQDLASFVKADFADILEENN, via the coding sequence ATGGCAAAAAAAGTAAAAATTAAAAAAACTCTTGTCGAGCAAATCTTAACCAAAGCAGGAATTGAGCACACAGGGATTCAAATCAATGCGCTTGAGGGTGAACTTTCTTCGGAATATGATCGAACACATATCTTTAAAACCTTGGCTCTGCTGGGGGACAAGACAGGCCCAATTATCGGAATCGTCCCCATAACAGAACACCTCGCTGAAAAAAAATTAGCAAAGGTTTCTGGTAATAAAAAAGTGAGTATGATTCCACAAAAAGACCTAGAAAAAACGACAGGCTATATTCATGGGGCAAATAACCCCGTCGGCATTCGCCAAAAACACAACTATCCTATTTTTATTGATAAAACAGCTTTAGATTTAGACAAAATAATCGTCTCTGCTGGGGAAGTCGGGCATAGTATCATTATTGCTCCACAAGACTTGGCTAGCTTTGTGAAAGCAGATTTTGCAGATATCTTGGAGGAAAACAACTGA